One Catharus ustulatus isolate bCatUst1 chromosome 2, bCatUst1.pri.v2, whole genome shotgun sequence genomic window carries:
- the ALG11 gene encoding GDP-Man:Man(3)GlcNAc(2)-PP-Dol alpha-1,2-mannosyltransferase has translation MVAGGLCLCGLLRLLCSLLLPALFLSGILCICLVVLLWGVRLWIQRKKQLSSAGRDGKRPLLVAFFHPYCNAGGGGERVLWCAIRTLQKKYKNVTCVVYTGDKDATGEEIVEGAFRRFNIKLIHPVKFVFLEKRFLVEASLYPHFTLLGQSLGSVFLGWEALLKCVPDIYIDSMGYAFTIPLFKYLGGCRVGCYVHYPTISTDMLSVVRNQDTRFNNAAFITSSPLFSKFKLVYYYFFAFMYGLVGSCSDVVMVNSSWTLNHILSLWRSGACTSVVYPPCDVQTFLDIPLEVEKSTSEYSIVSVGQFRPEKDHPLQIRAFAKLLKEKRVGQQPSLKLILIGGCRNQQDEERVNKLKCLCEELGVSDDVIFRINIPFEELKRHLAEATIGLHTMWNEHFGIGVVECMAAGTVILAHNSGGPKLDIVVPHEGRVTGFLAEDEDSYAETMACIFSLSPEKRLEIRENARRSVHRFSDQHFEETFLLSVEPLFK, from the exons ATGGTGGCGGGAGGGCTGTGCCTGTGCGGGCTCCTCAG ATTGCTGTGCTCATTGTTACTCCCTGCATTATTTCTAAGTGGAATTTTGTGCATCTGCTTGGTGGTACTGCTGTGGGGAGTACGGCTCTGGATACAAAGGAAGAAACAGTTGAGCTCAGCAGGAAGAGATGGGAAGCGGCCACTGCTGGTGGCCTTTTTTCACCCGTATTGCAATGCAGGAGGTGGAGGGGAGAGAGTCTTGTGGTGTGCCATAAGAACGCTCCAGAAAAA GTACAAAAATGTAACGTGTGTTGTTTACACTGGTGATAAAGATGCCACTGGAGAAGAAATAGTAGAAGGTGCTTTCAGAAGATTCAATATTAAGTTAATCCATCCTGTGAAGTTTGTATTTCTAGAAAAACGCTTCCTTGTGGAAGCATCTCTTTATCCTCACTTCACTTTGCTGGGACAAAGTTTAGGATCAGTGTTCCTTGGCTGGGAAGCTCTTCTCAAGTGTGTTCCTGACATTTATATTGACTCAATGGGTTATGCCTTCACAATTCCCCTCTTCAAGTACCTGGGAGGTTGTCGGGTCGGATGCTACGTCCATTATCCCACTATCAGCACTGATATGCTCTCTGTCGTGAGGAATCAGGATACCAGGTTTAACAATGCTGCCTTCATTACAAGCAGTCCTCTCTTCAGCAAATTTAAACTTGTCTACTACTACTTTTTCGCTTTCATGTATGGGTTGGTTGGTTCCTGCAGCGATGTGGTTATGGTGAATTCTTCTTGGACATTGAATCACATCCTTTCCCTCTGGAGATCTGGGGCTTGCACCAGTGTTGTGTATCCACCATGCGATGTTCAGACTTTCCTGGACATTCCACTGGAAGTGGAAAAGAGCACCAGTGAATATTCCATTGTTTCTGTCGGCCAGTTCCGGCCTGAAAAAGATCATCCTTTGCAAATCAGAGCCTTTGCTAAATTGCTGAAAGAGAAGAGGGTGGGGCAGCAGCCATCACTGAAGCTGATCTTAATCGGTGGCTGTCGTAACCAGCAAGATGAAGAGCGTGTAAATAAGCTGAAATGTCTGTGTGAAGAGCTGGGTGTTAGTGATGATGTTATATTCAGGATTAACATTCCCTTTGAGGAGCTGAAGAGACACCTGGCCGAGGCCACCATCGGCTTGCACACCATGTGGAATGAGCACTTTGGGATCG GAGTAGTTGAGTGTATGGCAGCAGGCACAGTTATCCTGGCTCACAATTCTGGTGGCCCCAAACTAGACATCGTGGTACCTCATGAAGGACGTGTGACAGGCTTCCTAGCAGAAGATGAGGACAGTTATGCTGAGACAATGGCTTGTATCTTTTCTTTGTCTCCTGAGAAAAGACTGGAGATCAGAGAAAATGCTCGTCGCTCTGTGCACAGGTTTTCTGACCAGCATTTTGAAGAGACATTCCTGTTATCTGTGGAGCCGTTATTTAAATAA